In Persicimonas caeni, a single window of DNA contains:
- a CDS encoding ketopantoate reductase family protein: MTESSNERILMVGAGAVGQAYGYHLHQGGADVAFLVKEKYREETEAGFVLHRHRMFRRPDTFGFADFDVYTDYDEVEKVEWDQVWLCMSSTALRGEWLEDLCGRLGDATLVSLQPGIADVHRVEEVYDPTKVVFGLITLIAYGAPLPGEALPEGVAYFLPPLTPIPFSGRPERAARVAHALARGGCRATVDPKTPQLAAFGAATMNPAIAGLEVAGWSLERFRKTPALEIATAAAKEALQVVGMYHFAKVPLSARTLRRPEILGPGLALAPPLMPFDLEVYLEYHFTKVGDQTRQILADYIALGEAQGNPTRALRVLRRLLEPSEE, encoded by the coding sequence ATGACCGAATCCTCCAACGAACGCATTCTTATGGTCGGCGCCGGCGCGGTGGGCCAGGCGTACGGCTATCATCTGCACCAGGGCGGGGCGGACGTCGCCTTTTTGGTCAAAGAGAAGTACCGCGAGGAGACCGAGGCGGGCTTCGTGCTGCACCGCCACCGCATGTTTCGCCGCCCCGACACCTTCGGCTTTGCCGACTTCGACGTCTACACCGACTACGACGAGGTCGAGAAGGTCGAGTGGGACCAGGTCTGGCTGTGCATGTCGTCGACGGCGCTGCGCGGCGAGTGGCTCGAGGACCTTTGCGGCCGCCTGGGCGACGCCACGCTCGTGTCGTTGCAGCCGGGCATCGCCGACGTCCATCGCGTCGAGGAGGTCTACGACCCGACGAAGGTCGTCTTCGGCCTGATCACGCTCATCGCCTACGGGGCGCCGCTGCCCGGCGAGGCACTGCCCGAGGGCGTGGCCTACTTTTTGCCGCCGCTCACGCCCATCCCGTTCTCGGGCCGCCCCGAGCGCGCCGCCCGGGTCGCCCACGCGCTCGCTCGCGGCGGCTGCCGGGCCACCGTCGACCCCAAGACCCCGCAACTGGCCGCCTTCGGCGCGGCGACGATGAACCCGGCCATCGCCGGCCTGGAGGTCGCCGGCTGGTCGCTCGAGCGCTTTCGCAAGACCCCGGCGCTCGAAATCGCCACGGCCGCGGCCAAAGAGGCGCTGCAGGTCGTCGGGATGTACCACTTCGCCAAGGTGCCCCTGTCGGCGCGCACCCTGCGCCGCCCCGAGATCCTCGGCCCCGGCCTGGCGCTCGCCCCGCCGCTGATGCCCTTCGACCTCGAGGTCTACCTCGAATACCACTTCACCAAAGTGGGCGATCAGACCCGCCAGATCTTGGCCGACTATATCGCGCTGGGCGAAGCTCAGGGCAATCCGACGCGTGCTCTTCGGGTGTTGCGGCGTCTGCTCGAGCCGTCGGAGGAGTGA
- a CDS encoding OmpP1/FadL family transporter produces the protein MRRLLCVTFGLAALLAAGAEAAASPFEMYGAGGRAAATAGAQTASAEGSAAIFYNLGALAHSESSISVGIIGGINRSRILLMDRPSGYDVPDLGPQSPAVPSGSEPNPRQDTTDIDSLYAFNLGAVTSFGIENFRAGVLLSVPSSGYVDVNTHFPDERERIFSNQLHFTLIDRRVRRMDLELGVAYKVADWLSAGLGAAFVPGSGMNTSVFIPDVSDQGDVDVNSDIDTESNWGLMAGVLVDATDDLSFGLQLRNEVYFRIQGTNNIRLGTEGGEDERIIEQELDWTPSYSPASAAVGVAWTVGRAQILADARYERWSDFRDTHSQPTNFEDTLSPRLGLEYELESGSDLRAGLGWVPSPVPDQTGRTNYVDNDRLITSAGASYTFDAFGAPLQLDWALQMQLLFTRDTEKAVRGDYPDCGPGVEALCDEVPDDTSDPRTGQPYDAAQGLQTGNPGFPGFTSGGWLGAVVLELSWLPED, from the coding sequence TTGCGACGTTTATTATGTGTGACTTTTGGCCTCGCCGCCCTGCTGGCGGCGGGCGCCGAGGCGGCGGCGAGCCCCTTTGAAATGTATGGCGCCGGCGGAAGGGCGGCGGCGACCGCCGGGGCGCAGACCGCCTCGGCCGAGGGCTCGGCGGCGATCTTCTACAATCTGGGCGCGCTCGCCCACAGCGAGTCGAGCATCAGCGTGGGCATCATCGGCGGGATCAACCGCTCGCGCATTCTGCTGATGGACCGACCGTCGGGCTACGACGTGCCCGACCTGGGCCCCCAGTCGCCGGCGGTGCCGTCGGGCTCGGAGCCCAACCCTCGCCAAGATACCACCGACATCGACTCGCTGTATGCGTTCAACCTCGGGGCGGTGACCTCGTTCGGTATCGAGAATTTCCGCGCCGGCGTGCTCCTCAGCGTGCCGTCGTCGGGCTACGTCGACGTGAACACCCACTTTCCCGACGAGCGCGAGCGCATCTTCAGCAACCAGCTCCACTTTACGCTCATCGACCGGCGCGTGCGCCGCATGGACCTCGAGCTTGGCGTTGCCTACAAAGTCGCCGACTGGCTGTCGGCGGGGCTGGGCGCGGCGTTCGTGCCCGGCTCGGGGATGAACACGAGCGTCTTTATCCCGGATGTGAGCGACCAGGGCGACGTCGACGTCAACTCCGACATCGACACCGAGAGCAACTGGGGCTTGATGGCCGGCGTGCTCGTCGACGCGACCGACGACTTGAGCTTCGGGCTGCAGCTTCGAAACGAGGTCTACTTCCGCATTCAGGGCACCAACAATATCCGCCTGGGCACCGAGGGGGGCGAGGACGAGCGCATCATCGAGCAGGAGCTCGACTGGACGCCCAGCTACTCTCCGGCGAGTGCGGCGGTGGGCGTGGCGTGGACGGTGGGGCGCGCGCAGATCTTGGCCGACGCGCGCTACGAGCGCTGGTCCGATTTCAGAGACACCCACAGCCAGCCCACGAACTTCGAGGACACCCTGTCGCCACGGCTCGGCTTGGAGTACGAGCTCGAGTCGGGCAGCGACCTGCGAGCCGGGCTGGGCTGGGTGCCGAGCCCGGTGCCCGACCAGACCGGGCGCACCAATTACGTCGACAACGACCGGCTGATCACGAGCGCCGGCGCCTCCTACACCTTCGACGCTTTCGGCGCACCGCTGCAGCTCGACTGGGCCCTGCAGATGCAGCTTCTGTTCACCCGCGACACCGAAAAGGCCGTGCGCGGCGACTATCCCGACTGCGGCCCCGGCGTCGAGGCGCTGTGCGACGAGGTGCCCGACGACACCTCCGACCCGCGCACCGGCCAGCCCTACGACGCCGCACAGGGCCTGCAGACGGGCAACCCGGGCTTCCCCGGCTTTACCTCCGGCGGCTGGCTCGGCGCGGTGGTGCTCGAACTCTCCTGGCTTCCCGAGGATTGA
- a CDS encoding hybrid sensor histidine kinase/response regulator, producing the protein MAEPSDQNCSTEGREQQLEARIAELEAKLEESEEHTRAILNTAVDGIITIDEHGLIEQFNKAAEQIFGYRAEEVIGENVKILMPSPYREEHDGYIERYLRTGEARIIGIGREVEGQRKDGSVFPMELGVGEMNFGGETKFTGFVHDISDRRELEERVRRSERMEALGQLAGGIAHDFNNVLTIVNSYTYTSMAHDDLAPELEHYLSKIKDAAERGARLTRQLLAFSPEQIGEPRVLDLNEVIREIKGLARSIIEEDIEFEVRLESDLPRVEVDPGQIEQVIMNLIVNARDAMPRGGRLNIRTHKAYLSPALRRSGYHPELSPGDYVLLIVEDTGVGMDEETRSHIFEPFFTTKPTGKGTGLGLATVYGIVQRYGGQICVESEPGEGSAFYIYFPLAESEAATWVTERVAQTRRESSGGETILLVEDEEDVREPLKLALEGRGYSVIEAKSGKNAIDVIDAYEGQIDLVLTDVIMPELSGVELVDHLAKEYPSMQSILVSGYSGEVLQRKEISPQRVRVAKPYDIDELASLVRDMLDEGRAS; encoded by the coding sequence ATGGCAGAACCTTCCGACCAGAACTGCAGTACAGAGGGGCGCGAGCAGCAGTTGGAGGCTCGCATTGCCGAGCTCGAGGCCAAGCTCGAGGAGAGCGAGGAGCACACGCGCGCCATCTTGAACACCGCCGTCGACGGTATCATCACCATCGACGAACATGGGCTCATCGAGCAATTCAACAAGGCCGCCGAGCAGATCTTCGGCTACCGCGCCGAGGAAGTCATCGGCGAGAACGTCAAAATCTTGATGCCCTCGCCGTACCGTGAAGAGCACGACGGCTATATCGAGCGCTACCTGCGCACCGGCGAGGCGCGCATCATCGGCATCGGGCGCGAGGTCGAAGGCCAGCGCAAAGACGGCAGCGTCTTCCCCATGGAGCTGGGCGTCGGCGAGATGAACTTCGGCGGCGAGACCAAGTTCACCGGCTTCGTGCACGACATCTCCGACCGCAGGGAACTCGAAGAGCGGGTGCGCCGAAGCGAGCGCATGGAGGCGCTGGGCCAACTCGCCGGCGGCATCGCCCACGACTTCAACAACGTGCTGACGATCGTCAACAGTTACACCTACACCAGCATGGCCCATGACGACCTCGCCCCCGAGCTCGAGCACTACCTGAGCAAAATCAAGGACGCCGCCGAGCGCGGCGCGCGGCTGACGCGCCAACTGCTCGCCTTCAGCCCCGAGCAGATCGGCGAGCCGCGGGTGCTCGACCTGAACGAGGTGATCCGCGAGATCAAGGGGCTCGCCCGCAGTATCATCGAGGAGGATATCGAGTTCGAAGTCCGCCTCGAGTCGGACCTGCCGCGTGTCGAGGTCGACCCCGGCCAGATCGAGCAGGTGATCATGAACCTCATCGTCAACGCCCGCGACGCGATGCCCCGCGGCGGGCGGCTCAATATCCGCACTCACAAGGCGTACCTGTCCCCGGCGCTGCGCCGCAGCGGCTATCACCCGGAGCTGTCGCCGGGCGACTATGTGTTGCTGATCGTCGAGGATACCGGCGTGGGCATGGACGAGGAGACCCGCAGCCACATCTTCGAGCCGTTCTTTACGACAAAGCCCACCGGCAAGGGCACCGGCCTGGGGTTGGCGACCGTCTACGGCATCGTGCAGCGCTACGGCGGCCAAATCTGCGTGGAGAGCGAGCCGGGCGAGGGGAGCGCGTTCTATATCTACTTCCCGCTGGCCGAGTCGGAGGCGGCCACGTGGGTCACCGAGCGCGTCGCGCAGACGCGGCGGGAGTCGTCGGGCGGCGAGACGATCTTGCTGGTCGAGGACGAAGAGGACGTACGCGAGCCGCTCAAGCTCGCCCTCGAGGGGCGCGGCTACTCGGTCATCGAGGCCAAAAGCGGCAAGAATGCCATCGACGTCATCGACGCGTACGAGGGCCAAATCGACCTGGTGCTTACCGACGTGATCATGCCCGAGCTCAGCGGCGTCGAGCTGGTCGACCACCTGGCCAAGGAGTACCCGTCGATGCAGTCCATCCTGGTGTCCGGCTACAGCGGCGAGGTCCTGCAACGCAAAGAGATCAGCCCCCAGCGCGTGCGCGTTGCCAAACCGTACGACATCGACGAACTCGCCTCCCTGGTGCGCGACATGCTCGACGAGGGGCGCGCGTCTTGA
- the lepB gene encoding signal peptidase I yields MRNHQLPHTLLILTLAATTLPACDKAKQTKPDQPAKQAPANLPPIVRHAPAKTQLLATLDTQTSGVGQTIMSELLARGQNCGELDPKTAIQSVSFVWAGPSVWRLDIRGSLAPKQAGCLLGMHTDDSGLTADGQLRLANAEPTGVALMTPDYSVAKGEANRELVASFVAASKGAEATAAIRWTPAGAPAILDVKRVGLDTLFRFHFSDESQRPKFVANLQRFFDKAPQGVSPTYELVDETNAVHVTVDEPSLAWFVRRGLVQFLNHPSGSMLPTIRVGEHLAVVREPLMLEPAAPGDIILFDFPQKSAKAYLARQPDNQKHCVQQSTLTSTTPPQFIKRVVAVAGQTVKMRENRLIVDGEEVPTKFIRKEQTGRYLFPHRAIVEETLGESTYRVQHNGRNDSFGPLEVPLGHVFVLGDNRGSSSDSRCWGTVPRDHIRGRAEAIIWPASDDGLDWHRLGEDL; encoded by the coding sequence ATGCGCAACCACCAACTCCCCCACACCCTCCTCATCCTGACCCTCGCTGCCACGACTCTGCCGGCGTGCGACAAGGCGAAGCAAACCAAGCCCGACCAGCCGGCAAAACAAGCGCCGGCGAACCTGCCGCCGATTGTTCGCCATGCCCCCGCGAAGACCCAGCTGCTCGCGACGCTAGACACACAAACGAGCGGGGTGGGCCAAACGATCATGTCGGAGTTGCTCGCCCGCGGACAGAACTGCGGCGAACTCGACCCCAAGACGGCGATTCAATCGGTGAGCTTCGTTTGGGCCGGGCCCTCAGTATGGCGCCTCGATATCCGGGGAAGCCTCGCGCCCAAGCAAGCTGGCTGCCTACTCGGCATGCACACCGACGACAGTGGGTTGACCGCCGACGGTCAGCTTCGCCTCGCCAACGCCGAGCCGACTGGAGTGGCCCTGATGACGCCGGATTATTCGGTGGCCAAAGGAGAGGCGAACAGAGAACTGGTCGCCAGCTTCGTCGCTGCATCCAAGGGGGCTGAGGCGACCGCGGCCATTCGCTGGACACCCGCCGGGGCCCCGGCGATCCTCGACGTCAAACGCGTCGGTCTCGACACCTTGTTTCGCTTTCACTTTAGCGATGAGAGCCAACGCCCGAAGTTTGTCGCCAACCTGCAACGCTTTTTCGACAAGGCCCCGCAGGGAGTCAGCCCCACCTACGAACTCGTCGATGAAACCAACGCTGTCCACGTCACCGTCGACGAGCCGAGTCTGGCTTGGTTCGTCCGCCGCGGGTTGGTCCAGTTTCTCAATCACCCGTCCGGCTCGATGCTGCCGACCATCCGCGTGGGAGAGCACTTGGCCGTGGTTAGAGAGCCGCTGATGCTCGAGCCGGCCGCCCCCGGCGATATCATTCTGTTCGACTTCCCGCAGAAGAGCGCCAAAGCCTACCTCGCCCGACAGCCAGACAATCAGAAACACTGCGTCCAGCAATCCACGCTGACGAGCACGACGCCGCCTCAATTCATCAAGAGGGTCGTGGCCGTGGCGGGTCAGACAGTTAAAATGCGAGAGAACCGACTGATCGTCGACGGAGAGGAAGTACCGACCAAGTTCATCCGAAAAGAACAGACTGGACGCTATTTGTTTCCACACCGAGCCATCGTCGAGGAAACCCTCGGCGAATCTACCTATCGTGTGCAACACAACGGTCGAAATGACAGCTTCGGGCCACTCGAAGTCCCGCTGGGCCACGTCTTCGTGCTCGGCGACAACCGCGGCAGCAGCTCGGACAGCCGCTGTTGGGGCACCGTACCCCGCGACCATATTCGCGGCCGCGCCGAAGCCATCATTTGGCCGGCGAGCGACGACGGCCTCGACTGGCATCGCTTGGGCGAGGATCTGTGA
- a CDS encoding ABC transporter substrate-binding protein gives MKSRHKKIGMRLASLVLFAGALTALGGCSLRYDFTECEVDSDCLQIEQPAEGEFYVCDQNQCVVDDNRQCRTDSDCGADANCQSGVCQTIEPPGDAGGDADAGDVGDVDPSDTNDVEDEPDAPSLVCAITQECIDRFGDSYYCAPSGTCVDTAHASCDDIYYPNSDRDNIILLGSIIPTQGAAYQGLGTTIKNGVRMAVIEYASNAFTLPSGHTVAHLHCEGGSSQTGQEVAQHMKDIGVPIVVGPLTSSTYLDTVREVAAVDADNDGTFDDPMGAIAIGATSPAIGNLESTGKHSFQIIANDRYQSSAIVDRTQNLRWQSCVARAGSECTDDTTCEQTFGPGYVFDSTKPDTPCKDSTPQVAVFYKDDQYGRDLQSLLISRFTDRYADATVKFYKYADPASLDFDETRIAQEFGNVIGAALSGNDALPTADIVLFVGTGETASLAKGYISALPSQQAALSKRYVFSHGGAADSPNMFAGDQGLSEALMGNVEAIAPNIFNQPYYTKWQQRYSITFSAPAQTSVGGVAYDGAYMAIFAMAGVPSGSDLSGANVTQVIEEGRLQNADTGTEIVLEENTSFPGDAREALKNGGDIDMVGVSGALDFTFDNDVNVGTVRSNYLLLSVTSRQTGGGSTVYEGVPTQVYGLIPGENHGVWQPIPTP, from the coding sequence ATGAAGTCACGACACAAGAAGATAGGGATGAGGCTAGCCAGCCTGGTGCTCTTTGCCGGAGCGCTCACGGCACTAGGCGGCTGCTCACTGCGCTACGATTTCACCGAGTGTGAAGTCGACAGTGATTGTCTCCAGATCGAACAGCCCGCAGAGGGCGAGTTTTACGTATGTGATCAAAACCAGTGCGTGGTCGACGACAATCGACAGTGTCGCACCGACAGCGATTGCGGCGCCGACGCCAATTGCCAGAGCGGCGTGTGCCAGACCATCGAGCCGCCCGGAGACGCCGGGGGCGACGCCGACGCCGGTGACGTGGGCGACGTCGATCCGAGCGACACCAACGACGTCGAGGACGAGCCGGACGCACCGTCGCTCGTCTGCGCCATCACGCAAGAATGCATCGACCGGTTCGGCGACAGCTACTACTGCGCCCCGTCGGGCACCTGCGTGGACACCGCGCACGCCTCGTGCGACGACATCTACTACCCGAACAGCGACCGCGACAACATCATCCTGCTCGGCTCGATCATCCCGACTCAGGGCGCGGCCTATCAGGGACTGGGCACCACCATCAAAAACGGCGTACGCATGGCGGTCATCGAGTACGCCAGCAACGCTTTCACCCTCCCCAGCGGCCACACCGTCGCCCACTTGCACTGCGAAGGCGGAAGCTCGCAGACCGGCCAAGAGGTCGCCCAGCACATGAAGGATATCGGCGTGCCCATCGTGGTCGGCCCGCTGACCAGTAGCACCTACCTCGACACCGTGCGCGAAGTCGCCGCCGTCGACGCCGACAACGACGGCACCTTCGACGACCCGATGGGCGCCATCGCCATCGGCGCGACGTCCCCGGCCATCGGCAACCTCGAGTCGACTGGCAAGCACTCGTTCCAGATTATCGCCAACGACCGCTACCAGTCCTCGGCCATCGTCGACCGCACCCAGAATCTTCGCTGGCAAAGCTGCGTGGCGCGCGCCGGCAGCGAGTGCACCGACGACACCACCTGCGAGCAGACCTTCGGCCCCGGCTACGTCTTCGACAGCACCAAGCCGGACACGCCCTGCAAAGACAGCACCCCGCAGGTCGCCGTCTTCTACAAAGACGACCAGTACGGCCGCGACCTGCAGAGCCTGCTGATCAGCCGCTTCACCGACCGCTACGCCGACGCGACGGTCAAGTTCTACAAGTACGCCGACCCGGCCTCACTCGACTTCGACGAGACGCGCATCGCCCAAGAGTTCGGCAACGTCATCGGCGCCGCGCTCAGCGGCAACGACGCGCTGCCGACCGCCGACATCGTGCTCTTCGTGGGCACCGGCGAGACCGCCTCGCTGGCCAAGGGCTACATCTCGGCGCTTCCCAGCCAACAAGCCGCCCTGTCGAAGCGCTACGTCTTCAGCCACGGCGGCGCCGCCGACTCCCCGAATATGTTCGCCGGCGACCAGGGTTTGAGCGAAGCGCTGATGGGCAACGTCGAGGCGATTGCGCCCAATATCTTCAACCAGCCGTATTATACGAAGTGGCAACAGCGCTACTCGATCACCTTCTCGGCGCCCGCGCAGACCTCGGTCGGTGGAGTCGCCTACGACGGCGCGTACATGGCCATCTTCGCGATGGCCGGCGTGCCCTCGGGCAGCGATTTGAGCGGCGCCAACGTCACCCAGGTCATCGAAGAGGGTCGCCTGCAGAACGCCGATACCGGCACCGAGATCGTGCTCGAGGAGAACACGAGCTTCCCGGGGGACGCGCGCGAAGCCCTCAAAAACGGCGGAGATATCGACATGGTCGGCGTCTCCGGTGCGCTCGACTTCACCTTCGACAACGACGTCAACGTCGGTACGGTGCGCTCGAACTACCTGCTGCTAAGCGTCACCTCTCGCCAGACCGGCGGCGGAAGCACCGTCTACGAGGGTGTCCCCACCCAGGTCTACGGGCTCATCCCCGGCGAGAATCACGGCGTGTGGCAGCCGATTCCGACGCCGTAA
- a CDS encoding lamin tail domain-containing protein produces MNTRHTFLFVSLIITLTACSGAKVEEEADASGKDADADATAEDTTAMPASPVVLNEITSDGDDNIELVNTGETEVDISGWYVVDDAYDTATGEPADHRYDFADGTALAPGEYLVLVEADDHQFGLGKEDGVRLFDADDQLLDETAWPDLAAEISWCRTPDGTGDFQECAEATFGEPND; encoded by the coding sequence ATGAACACCCGACACACATTTCTGTTCGTCTCGCTCATCATCACCCTGACCGCCTGCAGCGGCGCCAAAGTCGAAGAGGAGGCCGACGCCTCCGGCAAGGACGCTGACGCCGACGCCACCGCCGAAGACACGACCGCAATGCCGGCGAGCCCGGTCGTCCTCAACGAAATCACCTCCGACGGCGACGACAACATCGAGCTCGTCAACACCGGCGAGACCGAGGTCGACATCTCCGGCTGGTACGTCGTCGACGACGCGTACGACACGGCCACCGGCGAGCCGGCCGACCATCGCTACGACTTCGCCGACGGCACCGCCCTGGCCCCGGGCGAGTACCTGGTGCTCGTCGAGGCCGACGACCACCAGTTCGGCTTGGGCAAAGAGGACGGCGTGCGCCTATTCGACGCCGACGACCAACTCCTCGACGAGACCGCCTGGCCCGACCTGGCCGCCGAGATCTCCTGGTGTCGCACCCCCGACGGCACCGGCGACTTCCAAGAGTGCGCAGAGGCGACGTTCGGCGAGCCGAACGACTGA
- the trhA gene encoding PAQR family membrane homeostasis protein TrhA, whose protein sequence is MPTDIASTANSNPAEATNSKEKRLQTLGEEIANAITHGLGLVLAIIGLVVLVIKAATTGEMLHIVSSSIYGATLVTLYLASTLYHSVQTPRVKRWLRVFDHTAIYLLIAGTYTPFMLVSLRGGWGFTLFGIVWGLALVGILYKLFAFGRFKKLSLALYLGMGWLAILAIEPLWESLPTGGLALMGAGGLAYTLGVIFYVLQQKRFFHTVWHLFVMGGSALHYAAVLLFVLPSSPIG, encoded by the coding sequence ATGCCAACCGATATTGCCTCGACTGCCAATTCGAACCCTGCAGAAGCGACGAATTCGAAAGAGAAGCGCCTCCAGACGCTTGGCGAGGAGATCGCCAACGCCATCACCCACGGGCTGGGCCTCGTGCTCGCCATCATCGGATTGGTCGTGCTCGTCATCAAGGCGGCGACCACCGGCGAGATGCTGCATATCGTCAGCTCGAGCATCTACGGGGCGACCCTGGTCACGCTCTACTTGGCGTCCACGCTCTATCACAGCGTGCAGACCCCGCGGGTCAAGCGCTGGCTGCGCGTGTTCGACCACACCGCCATCTACCTGCTCATCGCAGGCACCTACACGCCGTTTATGCTCGTCTCCCTGCGCGGTGGCTGGGGCTTTACGCTCTTTGGCATCGTTTGGGGCTTGGCGCTGGTGGGCATCCTCTACAAGCTCTTCGCCTTCGGTCGCTTCAAGAAGCTGTCGCTGGCGCTGTACCTGGGCATGGGATGGCTCGCCATACTCGCCATCGAGCCGCTGTGGGAGAGCCTGCCCACTGGCGGCCTGGCGCTGATGGGCGCCGGCGGACTCGCTTATACCCTGGGCGTCATCTTCTACGTGCTGCAGCAAAAACGCTTCTTTCACACCGTCTGGCACCTGTTCGTCATGGGTGGAAGCGCGCTGCACTACGCCGCGGTGCTTCTCTTCGTGCTGCCCTCCTCGCCGATAGGATAA
- a CDS encoding GbsR/MarR family transcriptional regulator yields the protein MTGYTYRISPEDDKEFPALERWEELAVNAVGHVIEFWGFKRNHGRTWCLLYLRDEPMSSSDLQEQLDLSKGAVSMITRDLEQWGVTHRVRVQGSNAWHFVAEVDFLKMLRRVIRERELEMVERVRDDLKDALQYAREGDADENTLKRLRGMVRLADMIADAVNFFLKTLRLDFTEADEVLD from the coding sequence ATGACAGGATATACCTACCGAATCTCGCCCGAAGACGACAAAGAGTTCCCCGCTCTGGAGCGCTGGGAAGAGTTGGCGGTCAACGCCGTCGGCCACGTCATCGAGTTCTGGGGGTTCAAGCGCAACCACGGGCGCACCTGGTGTCTGCTGTACTTGCGTGACGAGCCGATGTCGTCGTCCGACCTGCAAGAGCAGCTCGACCTGTCCAAGGGGGCCGTGTCGATGATCACGCGCGACCTCGAGCAGTGGGGCGTGACCCACCGGGTGCGCGTGCAGGGGAGTAACGCCTGGCATTTCGTGGCCGAGGTCGACTTCCTGAAGATGCTGCGCCGGGTCATCCGCGAGCGCGAACTCGAGATGGTCGAGCGAGTGCGCGACGACCTCAAGGACGCGCTGCAGTACGCCCGCGAGGGCGACGCCGACGAGAATACGCTCAAGCGCCTGCGCGGCATGGTGCGCCTGGCGGACATGATCGCCGACGCGGTGAATTTTTTCCTCAAGACTCTGCGCCTCGACTTCACCGAGGCCGACGAAGTGCTCGACTGA
- a CDS encoding ester cyclase, which produces MANENYKEIGRKLTDEIWNKGDIDAIDRYYADNAKIHTPMATFDGKEGLKQFLGMHREAFPDLKVEQHKYYSNGNSTALEWTFTGTHNGPFLGIEPTGKSVRVSGMTSTRYENDKVVEQNFYWDRIDQLQAVGLGPEDLNKLQMK; this is translated from the coding sequence ATGGCCAACGAGAACTACAAGGAGATCGGCCGCAAGCTCACCGACGAAATCTGGAACAAGGGGGATATCGACGCCATCGACCGCTACTACGCCGACAACGCCAAGATCCACACCCCCATGGCGACGTTCGACGGAAAGGAAGGCCTGAAGCAATTCCTGGGGATGCACCGCGAGGCGTTTCCCGACCTGAAGGTCGAGCAGCACAAATACTACTCCAACGGCAACAGCACCGCGCTGGAGTGGACCTTTACGGGCACCCACAACGGGCCGTTTCTGGGCATCGAGCCCACCGGCAAGTCGGTGCGCGTCAGCGGGATGACCTCGACGCGCTACGAGAACGACAAGGTCGTCGAGCAGAACTTCTATTGGGACCGCATCGACCAGTTGCAAGCCGTTGGGTTGGGTCCCGAGGACCTGAATAAGCTGCAGATGAAGTAG